GCGTCCCCaggtcacatcctggtgccatcTGCGTCCCCaggtcacatcctggtgccaccTCTGTGTCCTCAGGTCACATCCCAGTGCCATCTCCATGCCATCCCTCCATGTCACCTCTCTGCCATATCCCCATGTCGTCCCTCCATGTTACGTCCCCACGCTGAGTCTCCGTGTTGCCCCTGTCCCATGTCTCTGTGCCGTGTCCCCATGCCACATTCCCACGCCACGTCACCATGCCGTCTCCGTGCCACATCTCCACGCCATGTCACCGTGCCATCTCGCCGTGTCACATCTCTTCCCCGTGTCACCATGCCAATGTCACACCTCCACGCCATGTCCCTGTGCCATCTCATCGTCCCTCTGCGCCGTCCCTTGGTGCCACATCCCCGCAGTGTCCCCACGCGTCGTCCTCCGCCCCGTCACATCCCCGTGTCGCATCCCCGTGCCACCTCCGTGCCCACATCCCCGTGTCACATCCCCAAGCCGTGCCCCCGTGTCACGTCCCTGTGCCACGCCCGTGGGCCGTGTCCCCATGTCACAGCCCGTGTCCCTGTGCCACATTTGCGCGTTACATCCTCGTGTCACATCCCAGCGTGCCGCGTCCCTGCGCCGTGTCCCCGAGTCATGTCCCAGCGTGTCACGTCCTCGTGTCACGTTCTCATGTCacatcccagtgtcccccatccAGTTCCTGTACCCATCCCTGTCCTCCcggggttggggacagggacagcggCAGGGAACAGCCTGAGCACGGAGGCTGAGGAGCTGCTGgccctggggaaactgaggcacaggccaccctggggggggacacagcggggacacagaggggacacaggcaTCCCCATGCCCCAGCATTATAAGGGGGGTGGGGACATCAGGAGAGGACACACTGGGATCCACGAGGACACAAGGTGTTAGGTTCCACCAGGACACGCAAGGATGTactgggacacactggggacaCATCAGGACGTACTGGGACAcactgggatgtgctgggacaGGCAAGGATGTGCCAGGACACACTGGGGACACACCAGGACAcactgggatgtgctgggacaGGCCAAGACGTGCTGTCACATGTCAGGACACGTCGGGACACACCGGGATGTGCTGGGACACGGCGGGGGACACACCAGGAGGTCCTGGGACACGCTGGGACACACTGGGATGTCCTGGGACACACCGTGACACGCTGGGACACACTGGGATGTCCTGGGACACGCCGTGACACGCCGTGCCGTGGGTGTCCACGCGGCTACCGGGGCACGTGGTGGCTGTCACGGGGGTCCTGGCCACGGCGGGTGTCATGGGTGGGGGTCACGGCCACGGCGGggggcccgggcggggcgggcagcgggtgCTACCTGGTGAAGAAGGGCAGGTGGTGCTGGCTGAGGCCACCGCCGGTGCGAGGGGACTCTGTCTTGGCCATGACGTCCTTGAACCAGGAGGCCACGTCCACCTCCAGCGTCTCGTAGCGCTTGATGAAGTTGTGTTcctgcggggagggagggagtgagagtggggatgtggggacatggggacaggggcaTCAGGACATGGATATAGGCTCCAGGACATGGGTGTGGGGACATGTATGGGGACACAAGGACAGGGAAATGGCCACAAGCATCAAGACATGGGTGTAGGGAGACatttggggacagggatggggacacaaGGACAGGAAGTGGAGAGATGGCCACGAGCATCAGGACATGGCTGTAGGGACACgtttggggacagggatggggacacgaGCACCAGAACATGGATATGGGCTCCAGGACATGGGGAcggggacaaggggacagggagaTGGCCAAGAGCATCAGGACATGGGTGTAGGGACACgtttggggacagggatggggacacaaGGATGGGGACAGAACGGCACAGGGAGGTGGACACGAGCACCAGGACATGGATGTGGGCTCcaggacatggggatggggacaaggggacagggagagggcCATGAGCATCAGGACATGGGTGTAGGGACACGTTTGGGGACATAGGGACAGGCACTAGGACATGGAAatggggacacacatgggcaCAGGAACACAGGGCAGAAGCAGGGGGACgtggacatggggacagggacacaagcagcaggacaggggtgtggggacatgcaggggcagggggatggggacaggggcaCCAGACACTGGTGTGGGGAGAGGGACatgcatggggacatggggacagggacacggggacatctGACACTGATGCAGACATAAATGGGGACAGGGGcttggggacaaggacagggaggctGAGGATCCCCCCAGGGATGGCAGCACGCGCCCACCCACGAAGGGGACACATGTGCACCCTGGGACAGAGACAGGGACCCTCCTTGGGGACACGTGTGACAGCGACAGCAAAAGTGGGGGACACACGTGGCCCTGGGGACTCACCAGTAACTTGTTGTACTTTGGTCTCTTCCTGTGGTCCTTGGTGAGGCTgcgggagaggggaggggggtcAGCACCGCGGGGACACCCGGGGATGTGTCCCCAGCCTGAGGGGGGGTGGCTTGTCACCCACCAGTCCCTGACGAAGGCCTGGAAGTCCCCGGAGAAGCCCATGGCGGGGGGCAGAAGTGGGGGGTCCTCCTGCAGCACCTTCGTCAGCACCTCGAAATCCGTCTTGCAGTTCTGGTAGGGGAACTGCCCCGTGGCCAGCTCCACCTGTGGGGACACCGCGGGGACACCGCTGTcactgggggggggacagggacatggctGTGCCACAGGGATGTGGCTGGGACATGGTGGGCTCAGGGGACACGGTGGCAGGGATGGAGGGGGATGCAGTGGCACGGTGGGGACATGGCAGGGGTGCAGTGGGGACACAGTGGGGGCACAGTGGGACTTGGGGACAGGTTAGGGACCCAGGGACGTGGTGGGGACACACTGGGGATGAGttggggacatgctggggagCCAAGGATGTGCTGGGGACAGGttggggacacagtggggacCCGGGGAGGCGTTGGGGACAGCTTGGGGACCTGAAGAGGTGTTGGAGACAGGttggggacacagtggggacCTCGAGAGGGGTTGGGGACACATTGGGGACCCGGGGAGGGGTTGGGGAGAGCTTGGTGGGGAGCCAAAGAGGGGTTGGGGAGACGTTGGGGACCTGGGAAGGGGTTGGGGACAGGTTGGGGACACATTTGGGAGCCAGGGAGGGGttggggacaggctggggacaTGTTGAGGAGCCAGGGAATGCTGCAGACAAGGTTAGGGACAGGTTGGGGacctggggaggggctggggacggggctggggaTGGGTTGGGGACGGGTTGGGGACCCGGCTCACCAGGGAGATGCCGAGGCTCCAGACGTCGGCGCGGATGTCGTAGTCGGGCTTGGTGGGGTCGGGGGGGTCGATGCGCTCGGGCTGGGGGAGAGGGTTGGGGCCGTGGGGCACGGGGGGCAGGACCCACAGCACCCGCAGCCCTGGggtgcagcacccacagcccagtgGGACCCACAGCCCTGGGACAGCCCCAGAACCCACCTCTGTggtgcagcacccacagcccccacctctgggacccccagcacccaacTCTGGGGTGCAGCACCCACATTCCTGGAGACCTacagccctggggaaccccaaGCACCCACCTCTGGCACCCTCACCCCCAGGgaacccccagcacccacctctggGGTGCAGCACCCATGGTCCCGGGGGACCTACACCCCCAGGGAATCCACTTCTGGGGTGCAGCACCCACCTCTGAGGTGCAGCACCCACATTCCTGGAGACCCTCAGCCCCAAAGGCCCCCCAGCACTCATCTCTGTCACCCTCAGCCCcaggggacccccagcacccacctctggggtgcagcacccccagccccaagggacccccagcccaataGGGGCACCCCCCCATGAGCACCCACCTCCAGGCCATGCAGCCCTCCTGCCTCTCCCCCCGCAGAACAACCCACCAAGCACCCAGCACCCCTTTATCTCCCCCAGGAAGCCCCACCCcaggcagcacccatgggtgcttaCGGCCATGTAAGCGGCGCAGCCGGCGCTGCGGGTCTTGGCTTTGGAGTCGACGAGGCGGCCGCTGATGCCGAAATCGCAGAGTTTCACCTGACCCCGCTCGTCCAACAAAATGTTGGAGGGTTTGACGTCGCGGTGGATCACCCCGTGTTTCTCTTTCAGGTAGAAGAGGGCCTTCACGATCTACGGGGAGGGGTGTCAGCATGGGGTGATCCCTCGGGGTGGCCCCAAGCGTCACCTCCCCCCTGTCCCTGGGTCCCCTCCCCGCTCACCGCCACCGTCATCTTGCCCAGGATGCGCTCGGGGATGGGACCTTGGATGCGTTTCTTGAGCTTCTCGGCGCAGGTGCCCATCAGCTCCATGGCGATGAAGACGTCGGTCTGAGGAAGTAAAGGAGGGGTTGGCCAGGGAGCGGGGGGACACACATAGATCCTGGGGACATTAGGGACACCCCCCGCCATGGTTGGGATGATGGGGACAACGCAGAGGGACAGGGGACGGAGGGAGCGATGGCTGGATCCGAAATGGAGGGGACACCACCGACTCCAGACCCTGAGAGGCCCCCAAGGTCGGCTCCAGACCCCGAGGGGGCCCCCCAAGCTGGATCCAGACCCCCCCACGACCAAATCCAGACCCCccccggggtgtgtgtgtgggggggagctCACGTTGGTGATGAAGGTGCCGAAGCACTGGACGATGTAGGGGCAGTCGTGGCTCTTGAGCACCACGTCCAGGTCCATCAGGATCCGCTTGTTCTCCTCCCGGTTCCCCGAGCGCCGCATTTGCTGttggaggggcagggggggacacacagcaaaaaaaaaaaaaaaaaaaagtgagttttagGGGGTGTTTAGGGCCCGATTCTGGCCCTGCCATGGGGGTGGGGACCCCGGTTTccggggaggggggtccccaCCTTGACGGCGATGACGTGGCCCGTCTTGCGGAAGCGCATCTTCCAGACCTGCCCGCAGGTGCCGCTGCCGATCTCCCCCAGGTTCTCCAGGTCGTTGATCTCTGCCTGGTAGCGCTGGGGGGGCACAAAGGGGGGGGTCAgggtcccccgtgtcccccctccatgtcccctgggtccccccccgtgtcccctggGTCCCCCCTGTCCATGCTCACCTGCCCCCCCACGGTGAGGTACCCCGTCTGCTTCATGATCTCCTGCAGCTTCTGGTCGATCTCGAtgctggggagaggaaagggggggCCGGGCCAATCAGCAGGGGGCAAGGAGGGGGCCTGGCCAATCAGCAGGGGGCAAGGAGGGGGCCTGGCCAATCAGCAGGGGGCAAGGAGGGGGCCGGGCCAATCAGCAGGGGGCAAGGAGGGGGCCGGGCCAATCAGCAGGGGGCAAGGAGGGGGCCGGGCCAATCAGCATGAGGATGCCCTGGCCAATCAGCACAAGGCAGGGGTGACTGGCCAATCAACAGGCGGGGGGCCTCCTGGCCAATCAGCACATGGGGACACACCCATACAACTGGCCAATCAGCTCACAGGGTGGGGGCGTGTCTAGACAATCAATACAGGGGAGGCCTGACCAATCGGCATGTTCAGGGAGAAGCTTGGCCAATCAGCACACACCCACCTGGCCAATCAGCATGCAGCTGGAAGGGGGGATCCACCCACCCGGCCAATCAGCACGTGGCCAATCAACAGAGGGGACATGTCTACTCGGCCAATCAGGACAAGGAA
This sequence is a window from Strix uralensis isolate ZFMK-TIS-50842 chromosome 38, bStrUra1, whole genome shotgun sequence. Protein-coding genes within it:
- the MAP2K7 gene encoding dual specificity mitogen-activated protein kinase kinase 7 isoform X2, translated to MLIGPAPSLPPADWPGPPFPLPSIEIDQKLQEIMKQTGYLTVGGQRYQAEINDLENLGEIGSGTCGQVWKMRFRKTGHVIAVKQMRRSGNREENKRILMDLDVVLKSHDCPYIVQCFGTFITNTDVFIAMELMGTCAEKLKKRIQGPIPERILGKMTVAIVKALFYLKEKHGVIHRDVKPSNILLDERGQVKLCDFGISGRLVDSKAKTRSAGCAAYMAPERIDPPDPTKPDYDIRADVWSLGISLVELATGQFPYQNCKTDFEVLTKVLQEDPPLLPPAMGFSGDFQAFVRDCLTKDHRKRPKYNKLLEHNFIKRYETLEVDVASWFKDVMAKTESPRTGGGLSQHHLPFFTR
- the MAP2K7 gene encoding dual specificity mitogen-activated protein kinase kinase 7 isoform X1; the encoded protein is MAASSLEQKLSRLEAKLKQENREARRRIDLNLDISPARARPTLQLPLVSDGGGRAVLPEGTQHPPPPSRPRNMLGLPQPPFLVPRSVESIEIDQKLQEIMKQTGYLTVGGQRYQAEINDLENLGEIGSGTCGQVWKMRFRKTGHVIAVKQMRRSGNREENKRILMDLDVVLKSHDCPYIVQCFGTFITNTDVFIAMELMGTCAEKLKKRIQGPIPERILGKMTVAIVKALFYLKEKHGVIHRDVKPSNILLDERGQVKLCDFGISGRLVDSKAKTRSAGCAAYMAPERIDPPDPTKPDYDIRADVWSLGISLVELATGQFPYQNCKTDFEVLTKVLQEDPPLLPPAMGFSGDFQAFVRDCLTKDHRKRPKYNKLLEHNFIKRYETLEVDVASWFKDVMAKTESPRTGGGLSQHHLPFFTR
- the MAP2K7 gene encoding dual specificity mitogen-activated protein kinase kinase 7 isoform X3, whose protein sequence is MLGLPQPPFLVPRSVESIEIDQKLQEIMKQTGYLTVGGQRYQAEINDLENLGEIGSGTCGQVWKMRFRKTGHVIAVKQMRRSGNREENKRILMDLDVVLKSHDCPYIVQCFGTFITNTDVFIAMELMGTCAEKLKKRIQGPIPERILGKMTVAIVKALFYLKEKHGVIHRDVKPSNILLDERGQVKLCDFGISGRLVDSKAKTRSAGCAAYMAPERIDPPDPTKPDYDIRADVWSLGISLVELATGQFPYQNCKTDFEVLTKVLQEDPPLLPPAMGFSGDFQAFVRDCLTKDHRKRPKYNKLLEHNFIKRYETLEVDVASWFKDVMAKTESPRTGGGLSQHHLPFFTR
- the MAP2K7 gene encoding dual specificity mitogen-activated protein kinase kinase 7 isoform X4 codes for the protein MAASSLEQKLSRLEAKLKQENREARRRIDLNLDISPARARPSKAIVITLSPAPAPSQRAALQLPLVSDGGGRAVLPEGTQHPPPPSRPRNMLGLPQPPFLVPRSVESIEIDQKLQEIMKQTGYLTVGGQRYQAEINDLENLGEIGSGTCGQVWKMRFRKTGHVIAVKQMRRSGNREENKRILMDLDVVLKSHDCPYIVQCFGTFITNTDVFIAMELMGTCAEKLKKRIQGPIPERILGKMTVAIVKALFYLKEKHGVIHRDVKPSNILLDERGQVKLCDFGISGRLVDSKAKTRSAGCAAYMAPERIDPPDPTKPDYDIRADVWSLGISLVELATGQFPYQNCKTDFEVLTKVLQEDPPLLPPAMGFSGDFQAFVRDCLTKDHRKRPKYNKLLEHNFIKRYETLEVDVASWFKDVMAKTESPRTGGGLSQHHLPFFTR